The sequence TCGACCCCGCCGTACTCCAGCAGGTCGTAGGCGATGAAGTGCACTGGGTTGGCTTCCATCACCTTTTTGCTGACTTGCTTGCGGCCCAGGCGCTTTTGCAGGTGGTTAAACGACAGCGGCCTGCCGTCTTGCCAGCAGAGAATTTCCCCATCCATGACGATGCCGTTGGGAAACGTGGCCATCATCGCTTCGATTTCAGGAAACTGGCTGGTGACCAAGTCTTCGCCCCGCGACCAGACAAACACCTGGTCAGCCCGCTTGATCACCTGGGCGCGAATGCCATCCCACTTCCACTCGGCCTGCCAGCGATCGCAGGCTTCGGCCTGAAACTTGGCTTCGTCTAGGGAGGTGGCGAGGAAAAATGGGTAGGGCTGGCTGGGGGCATTCTGCGTAGCTGCTTCACTGGTCAGGCTGGCATAGAACTCAACGGTGGGAGTAAATTCGCCCATCAGTCGGTGGGTTAGTACGGCTTCTGAGATGCCCGTGGCGGCAGCCAGCCCTTTAATTACCAGCTTTGCCGATGCGCCAACCCGAAACGCCCCGGTGAGAATTTTGTTGAGCACAAAGATTTCGGTGTTATTCAGCGCCGCCCACCAGGAGACGATCAGATCGCGCCGTTCCTCGTCGGTTTCCATCGCCTTGTACATCGGAATAATCTCCTCCATCCACTGGTGCAGGGGGATGGACCTGGAGGAATGGGATTGGGAATCGCCAGCAACTTCGGTAGGGGCAAACGGCCGTTTGCCCCTACAGGGAACAGCGCTATTCTTAGGGGAATTCCCCGCCAAATCCACATCGCGCAGCAGCAGGGCGATCACCTCTGCCGAGTCGCCCACCTGGGCGTAGCAGTCTTTAAATAGCCACTCAGGAATGGCAGAAATCTGCAAGAACACATCCCGCAGCACCCGCGAGGTCACCGTGCGGCGGCGGGTTTTGCCCAGCAGAAGGTAGAGCGCCCAGACCTTATCGGCGGGTTCAGCCTCGTGGAAATAGGCCTGTAGCGATCGCACCTTCTCGTTAGTATAGGTGGTGGCGTCTATGGCTAAAAAAAGCTGGGTAAATCGCTGCATGGTGGGCAGAATGGGCAAGCGTCGCTCTGCTCATCCTACTGTTCTGGCCCAGTCTCTGCCGTCCCACTGGCGATGTGTACTAGCGCATCCCCTTGATTAACTAGTGGATTTTGGCCGTGGCCAATTACAATGCCGGCTTTGGGGCTGCGGACCTGCACCGGTTTATCGCCAAAGGTGTCGCTAATAAAGCCCAGGGGCTGACGCTGCTTGACCTGGTCACCTAGGGCGATCGTCCGGTGCCAAATCCCGCCTCGAGAGGCGCGCACCCAGCGGGTCTCCCGCACTTCGAGGGTGACCGGCGGAACCGTGACCGGCGGGGTATACATGCCCAGGTAGGCCATCACGCGGTAGATGCCATCTACCCCGGTTTGAATGGCAACTTCATCAAATCGCAGTGCTTCTCCGGCTTCGTAGAGCAGAGTGGGAATGTTACGCTTTGCCGCCGCCTGGCGCAGCGACCCGTCGCGATGGGAGGAATGGATCATCACCGGGGCACCAAAGGCTTTGGCAAAGTCGTAGGTAGCCGGGTCGTTTAGGTCGGCCCGCACCTGGGGCAGATTAATGCGGTGAATGGCTGCCGTGTGCAGGTCAATGCCGTGGGTGCATTGGCTGACCACCTCTTTCATAAACAGGGCCGCGAGGCGACTGGCCATCGACCCCCGCACCGAACCGGGAAAGGAGCGGTTGAGATCGCGGCGATCGGGCAGGTAGCGCGACTGTTCTAGCAGCCCAAAGATATTCACCACCGGTACGGCAATCACCGCCCCGTTGAGCCGGTGGGGCTGAATGGCCCTGGCTACCCGGCGCACAATATCGACCCCGTTGAGCTCGTCGCCATGGATAGCGGCGCTGAGCCACAGGCGCGGCCCTGGCTTTTTGCCGCTGATCACGGTCACCGGTAGCGACATTATGGTGCCGGTCGGCATGCGGGCTACGGGCAAGTCAAGCCGCACCCGCTTGCCCCGAGGGATCGTTTCGCCCCCAATCACCAGCGGGTGGGGGGGCACAACATCGGTGTGCATCAGGAGCGGACTGGCTGACCCGACCCGACGCAGAGAATCTGGTGTAGGTTTCACCACGGTGGCCTCCAACTGGGGAGGGCTGCTTTGCCGCCACTATAGCCAATTTGCACCAGAATGGGCCGATTGACCGTGGGCCAGCAAGCCGGCCTAGGTACCCTCTCACCCATGACCAGCCGCCAACTCAGCTTGACAAACGCCTCGACGGCCTGGCCCAGAGTCTCTACGACAACACCTGCAAACTGCGCGGGGTAGACTAAATCGGTTTAGCTAATGCCCCCGCCTTTTATATTTTTGCTTGGGGCTCCGGGGTCTGTCTGGATATTTCATCACCACGAAACCTGCTTGGAGGGCGGGGTTGAGGTAGTTCTTACGAAAGGTGGGTTTGTGGCTGAGCGATAGCCCTGCCATCAGCTCTCGGGTGCTCCAATAGCGGTCATCCATGAGGGTGAGCAGTTGTCTAACTTGATCGCTGACTTGATCGCCTACTTGATCGCCCAAGAAACTATCCAGGGTATCGATCGGGGCACTGGGCTGGCTGAGCGCTGTCCGAATAATATCCAGCATGAACTCGATAAAGCCGGTACTGGCAGCGGCGCGATCGGCCTCTTCTAGAGCTTGGTAGTAGCGGTCTTGCTGGTCTTTAATCAGGCTTTCGATCGGCAACAGGTAAAAAAGGTTGTGCCACTGGCCAAGAATCAGGGTTTGCCAGAGGCGACCCATGCGGCCATTGCCATCGACAAAAGGATGAATGAACTCAAGTTCGTAGTGAAAGACACTGCTGGTGATCAGCGGATGGTGGTCGGTGGCGGCTAACCAGTCGAGCAGGTCGCCGATCAGCTGAGGAACGAGTTTGGCCGGGGGGGCAACGTGGGAGACCTGGGTACCTTTATAGATGCCAACACCGCCTGGGCGGAGTTTGCCAGGGTTGGTGAGAATGTCGGCCATGAGCAGGCGGTGGGCCTGGAGCAGGTCTTGGCGTGAGGTGGGAGCCCAGGTGGGGAGGGCTTCGTAGGCGCGGATTGCACCTTGGACTTCGCTAATTTCGCGGGGGTGGCCGAGTACCCGCTGGCCGTTGAGAATGGCGGTGACTTGATCGAGGGTGAGGCTGTTGCCTTCGATCGCCAGGGTGCCTTGAATAGTGCGAATGCGGTTTTGTTTGCGGAGTTGAGGTGAGGTGGTCAGCGGCGAACCGTCGAGCCGCTCAACCAGCCCAGCGATCGCACTGACCTGGTTAACGATGGTTGAGGTGATCTCAAAGGGCGGCTGATAGCTCATGACAGCATTATTGCCGAGGCGCAGGCGCAGTACCAGCGGATAGGCGCTGAGTCGTGAGTATGGCGCATCGTTACCGGTTAGGACAGCCTCGTAAGACTCGATAGACTATGCCCACCCCCGCCGATCCCTATACTGACTATTGCAGGATCTGCACTTGCAAGAGCGGAAAGGGGCGAACAATCGCGCTAGCCTAAACATAGCCCTTACCCGCGTTTCCATGCCGACCTCAGAGTCTTCAGCAGAGTCTTTAGCTCCCGCCGCTTGGCCCACGCCTGACAGTATTGCCAACGGTTTCGATGCCCAGCACCCCCCCGATCCCAAGCTGATCGACGCCTGTGTGCACTGCGGCTTTTGCCTCACCACCTGCCCCAGCTACCGGGTGCTCGGTACCGAAATGGACTCCCCCCGAGGCCGCATCTATTTAATGGATGCGATCAACAATGGGGAAGCGCCGCTGTCGGCCACTTCGGCGAAGCATTTTGACTCTTGCTTGGGCTGTCTGGCCTGCACCACCGCCTGCCCCTCAGGGGTGCAGTACGACCAGCTGATTGCAGCGGTACGGCCCCAGGTAGAGCGCAACCACGAGCGGCCTTTGGTCGAACGGGCGGTGCGATCGCTAATCTTTAGCCTGTTTCCCTACCCCACGCGGCTGCGGGCCGTGGCCGGGCCGCTGTACCTGTACCAAAAGCTGGGCCTGTCTAAGCTGGTGCAAAAAACTGGTTTGCTGGCCAAACTTTCCCCCAGCCTGGCCGCCATGGAGTCGCTGCTGCCGCCGATCACTGCTGAGAGTTTTCAAGACGATCTGCCCGAACTCGTCCCCGCCGTAGGCCAAAAGCGCTACCGGGTGGGCATGGTGCTGGGCTGCGTGCAGCGGGTGTTTTTCTCTGATGTCAATGCCGCGACGGCCCGAGTGCTCAGCGCCAACGGCTGCGAAGTGGTGATTCCCCACGCGCAGGGGTGCTGCTCGGCCCTGCCCGCCCACCAGGGGCAAGCAGCCCAGGCCCAAGACCTGGCTCGCCGCATGATCGACTGCTTCGAAGCCACCGAGGTCGATTTTGTGGTGATTAACGCGGCGGGCTGTGGCCACACCCTGAAGGAATACCACCATATTCTGCAGGATGACCCCGACTATGTTGAACGAGCCAAAGCCTTTGTCGCCAAAGTTCGCGATGTGCAAGAATTTCTCGCCCAGGTGGGCCTAACCACCCCTCTGCACCCGATCGCCGAGGGCAGTTTACCCATCGTCTATCAAGACGCCTGCCACCTGCTCCACGGTCAAAAAATCAGCCTTCAGCCCCGACAGCTGCTCAAGCAAATTCCGGGCGTCAGCCTGCGAGAACCCCTCGATGCCGCTCTCTGCTGCGGCAGTGCCGGGGTTTACAACATGCTGCACCCTGAGGTGGCCACCGAGCTGGGCCAGATGAAGGTGAAGAATTTGCTCAATACCGGTGCGGCCCTGGTGGCCTCGCCCAACCCCGGCTGTTCGCTACAGATTCAGCAGCATATGGCGCAGCAAGGCCAAGCGTTGCCGCTGTTTCACCCAATCGAGCTGCTCGATTGCTCAATTCGCGGTGTGCCGCTGCCCCTAGGGCAATCTGTTTGACCCGGCGCGGGTATTCTAAGACTCTAGGCCTAACTTCAGGCCCACCCACTTCAACCGCAGCCTGCAATGACTCCTGTTCACCATCGCCGCACCCAGCTTAAGACTCAGTTACTCCAGCAGATTGACGCCCTAGAACCTGAGACGGCTATTCTGCCCGTCGAGCACCCTGCCATCGATCAGATCATCTGTGAACTAGAAACCCTTAACCCCATCGACCAACCCCTCCGGCCAGAGCATTGGCCCATGCTGCTGGGGTCTTGGGCCTTAGTCTATGCGTCACGGGGCACTGTGGTCACTCGCCGCCTTAGCCGTCAGTTGCCGCTGCCGGTGGGTATTCGCCAGGTGTGGCAACGCCTGACTGGCCCCGAGGGCTCTAGCCCTGCTCTAGTCAGCGATCGCCCCCTAGGGGCCATCGTCAAAGACCTGCCCTCAGGGGCGATCGCCACCGAAAATGGCGCGGTGCTCTCTTTGCCCTTCCTGGGCGAGCTGACAGCCACCGTGCAGGGCATTTGGCAGCCCTACGAAGAAGGCGAAAGTGCCCGCGTCAGCTTTGGCGCTTTTAGTGTGCAGGCAACCCGCCTGCTCGGCATCGCGGGCCTGCACCTGCCCCAAATCACCGTGCCCGTGCTCGAATTTCTTCGCCAAGAGGCGCTGTGGATCACCTCCTACCTGGATGAAGACCTGCGGTTTGGGCGCGGGGCCACGGGTAATTTGTTTGTGTTTCGGCGGTAGCTAGCGATCGCGCGGCGATCGCACCCCCGAGCGCAAGTCTCCCCGGCTCCGCTTCACCGCGATCGGCCATTTATCCACCATCGTCAGCATGGCGGGCAGGTCTTTGGAGCATTTAGCCTGCCAGCCCAGATCGGCCACCACCGTATTAAAGG is a genomic window of Nodosilinea sp. E11 containing:
- a CDS encoding ATP-dependent DNA ligase is translated as MQRFTQLFLAIDATTYTNEKVRSLQAYFHEAEPADKVWALYLLLGKTRRRTVTSRVLRDVFLQISAIPEWLFKDCYAQVGDSAEVIALLLRDVDLAGNSPKNSAVPCRGKRPFAPTEVAGDSQSHSSRSIPLHQWMEEIIPMYKAMETDEERRDLIVSWWAALNNTEIFVLNKILTGAFRVGASAKLVIKGLAAATGISEAVLTHRLMGEFTPTVEFYASLTSEAATQNAPSQPYPFFLATSLDEAKFQAEACDRWQAEWKWDGIRAQVIKRADQVFVWSRGEDLVTSQFPEIEAMMATFPNGIVMDGEILCWQDGRPLSFNHLQKRLGRKQVSKKVMEANPVHFIAYDLLEYGGVDIRQKRWGDRTHHLSTLLAVHTAPNLHQSTPLTFSSFAELVELRANARQQGAEGLVVKAIDSPYLVGRKRGYWWKYKVDPMSLDAVLIYAQAGSGKRANLFTDYTFALWQGDTLVPFTKAYSGLDNAEIDALDKWIRRHTTERFGPVRSVEPIQVFEIGFEGIVASTRHKSGISVRFPRILRWRNDKPAAEADTLESAKALLAAFETVP
- a CDS encoding succinylglutamate desuccinylase/aspartoacylase family protein, yielding MHTDVVPPHPLVIGGETIPRGKRVRLDLPVARMPTGTIMSLPVTVISGKKPGPRLWLSAAIHGDELNGVDIVRRVARAIQPHRLNGAVIAVPVVNIFGLLEQSRYLPDRRDLNRSFPGSVRGSMASRLAALFMKEVVSQCTHGIDLHTAAIHRINLPQVRADLNDPATYDFAKAFGAPVMIHSSHRDGSLRQAAAKRNIPTLLYEAGEALRFDEVAIQTGVDGIYRVMAYLGMYTPPVTVPPVTLEVRETRWVRASRGGIWHRTIALGDQVKQRQPLGFISDTFGDKPVQVRSPKAGIVIGHGQNPLVNQGDALVHIASGTAETGPEQ
- a CDS encoding Fic family protein, which gives rise to MSYQPPFEITSTIVNQVSAIAGLVERLDGSPLTTSPQLRKQNRIRTIQGTLAIEGNSLTLDQVTAILNGQRVLGHPREISEVQGAIRAYEALPTWAPTSRQDLLQAHRLLMADILTNPGKLRPGGVGIYKGTQVSHVAPPAKLVPQLIGDLLDWLAATDHHPLITSSVFHYELEFIHPFVDGNGRMGRLWQTLILGQWHNLFYLLPIESLIKDQQDRYYQALEEADRAAASTGFIEFMLDIIRTALSQPSAPIDTLDSFLGDQVGDQVSDQVRQLLTLMDDRYWSTRELMAGLSLSHKPTFRKNYLNPALQAGFVVMKYPDRPRSPKQKYKRRGH
- a CDS encoding (Fe-S)-binding protein, with translation MPTSESSAESLAPAAWPTPDSIANGFDAQHPPDPKLIDACVHCGFCLTTCPSYRVLGTEMDSPRGRIYLMDAINNGEAPLSATSAKHFDSCLGCLACTTACPSGVQYDQLIAAVRPQVERNHERPLVERAVRSLIFSLFPYPTRLRAVAGPLYLYQKLGLSKLVQKTGLLAKLSPSLAAMESLLPPITAESFQDDLPELVPAVGQKRYRVGMVLGCVQRVFFSDVNAATARVLSANGCEVVIPHAQGCCSALPAHQGQAAQAQDLARRMIDCFEATEVDFVVINAAGCGHTLKEYHHILQDDPDYVERAKAFVAKVRDVQEFLAQVGLTTPLHPIAEGSLPIVYQDACHLLHGQKISLQPRQLLKQIPGVSLREPLDAALCCGSAGVYNMLHPEVATELGQMKVKNLLNTGAALVASPNPGCSLQIQQHMAQQGQALPLFHPIELLDCSIRGVPLPLGQSV
- a CDS encoding PAP/fibrillin family protein encodes the protein MTPVHHRRTQLKTQLLQQIDALEPETAILPVEHPAIDQIICELETLNPIDQPLRPEHWPMLLGSWALVYASRGTVVTRRLSRQLPLPVGIRQVWQRLTGPEGSSPALVSDRPLGAIVKDLPSGAIATENGAVLSLPFLGELTATVQGIWQPYEEGESARVSFGAFSVQATRLLGIAGLHLPQITVPVLEFLRQEALWITSYLDEDLRFGRGATGNLFVFRR